ACCATTCGGTACCGACCGTCTGTTACCATGTGTCGTGTTCTAACAACACCACATCATTACAACCGGTTAAAGCACAAAaagataaaaaataaaaaaacatttTTAATAAAAATCCTAGAATctagcctataaatagagggtgGATGTTTGGATTCATTCACACCCCTCACTCTCCATTTTGCTCTCTTACTTTATATTGTAGCCTCTCGCTCTTGCTTTGAATATGGACCCAGGTGAAGTCCAAACTTTCAAACCTTCACCAACTTGATCAATACCCAATCTTCATGACTTTTTGTACCCCTGCAAGTGTGGGGTCTTCTTCGATGGCCTTTTTCATGTACATCGTTGTTGACATGATGTTTCTGCCCATCCTCGTTCTCTCACTCTATAATCTCTATTTCCATACCTAGGGTTGGGCAAAAAAACCTGCTACCCATTACCCAATCCTGATCTTCCCGAACCCAAATTACCCAATCACTAATTCGGATAGCAAGCCTGGAAACCCAAATTAAGTTTGGGTAATTCGAGTTATGAGTCTATGTACCCGATTTTCTCGAATTACCCGAATTACCCAAATCCTTGTATTATTGTAATGTGATTGTAAATTTATGATGTACTAATATATGAACAATGAACTTCAATCAATATGTATGAGACTTATGAGTAGTGTGGTGTGTTTGTTGAAAAAATATATTATTTTGTTACATGTAATATTTACGTTAATGTCATTGTCTTTATTATGAGTAGTGTGGTGTGTTTGTTGAAAAATATATTATTTTGTTACATGTAATATTTATGTTAATGTCATTGTCTTTACGATTTGATACTACAATTGAGTAATTCGGGTCTATCCGAACccgaatttttggttgcccaaaaTTTCGAGTAGAGGTTGTGAATGAGTATATTTCAGATCCTAGTTTCCATTACCTAAATTACTCGACCCGAAAAAATTGGGTAACCCGAATGCTCAGGCTTATCCATACCCATATCTTCCTACTTCGTGTACATACTGACCTTCCATAGATGTTTCTCCTCCTCCAAATAAATACTACAATAGATGTTCCTTCCTACCACTAAAGCTCCTACCATCGACacacctcctccaccaccattCATTTATTCATACCCTCCTACATATCCGTATGAATACCAATATGGCGGTCTTGCATTTAGATTCTATGGTGCTTATCCTCCATTCTCTCCCCATATGGTGCTCCTCTTCCATTTTGTCCTCATGCAGTCATGGTTGTGCCTCTAACCAGTGACTGTGACGCATCTTCGAGCTAAACCGCTTACTCTGATGCTCTTCAATTTGAATGGCAAAAAGACTGGATGAAGACGAAGGGTGAATTGCTAGTAAGTACACTTATTTTTTTTCAAAATCCACACATTTTACATCAATAATAGTTTTTGAGTTTATATTTTTTAGGTCCACATGGCTACTACACTCCGTAGACCCCATTGatgacaatgacaagaaggaatCGGTCTTCTAGGACCAAATAGCCAACACCCACAACTTTACCACCAAAGcttcttgtaacaccccgtccaatccctggaccgacggtacttactcctggcagctctctaggatcatatattgtccccacagaccaacacaagtcttttgtgcgcactttgtcctcactcatgcgcacccgaaaaaacttcccagtcggtcactcatcccaaattgctccaagccaagcacgcttaacttggaggttctttcgagataggcttccgaaaaagaagatgcatcttgttggtatggatactctattaattctattaagccttgggtcaggatatcccatcccaagggccaggatatcacacttCTCACCACCGTACTCTCAAGTAGCTAAAGGGTCGATGGTCGGTGAGCAACCAAAAGATTATTCTCTTCAATGGCATCTACAATTACTTATATGTAGCCTGATCGAATGTAGTAGATAATGCTATGCTGCTCAAAATGGGCAAGGAGAGCTTCCGCATTCAAGCTCGAGCATATGTGCTACTGCTCTTCACCATCGGCCTAAGTGGTATGTGAGGCATGGTGACGATGGCTCGAGTGATGGGAGCAAAAGATTTTGTCTGAACTTGAACAACGATTATAGCTCCACATCACAAGAAAGTGTGGACACACCACAATCTATTGGTCATGGTAGGGCAAGAGCTCAAAAGGGATGGGAAGAGCCTCACAACAAGTAGCAGCAAGTGCCCGGTTACTGTGAAAAGATATTAAAAAGGTTGTATAAGCCTAGATAGGGGATTACTCAAACTAAATTGTCTGAGTAATTCAACAAATTGTTGGATCACTCTATCATCGACATGAACGGAGACACAAAATGCTCACAAGTTGGCCTTAAAAAGATGACAAAACAACTAAAATTAGATGAAGAAAAAGAGGTGGAAGCAGAAGATGAGAAAGAGTAGTGTattagttttttttaaaaagtATGCATTTTTTATGTTGAGTTATGTAACTTTTAATTTCTTTTATAAATTATGCAATTTTATTTGTTTAATTATGTAATCGGATGCATTTTCGAAACTACTTATTTCATGTTAactaaaagttttaaaagaaattgaTGCTGTGATAAGGTGAAATACTAACACTGGTCGATAGTAGAATCAATTGTATAGGTGATAAATATATATAGACCGGTAGGATTGGAATCTGTCTTAGGGTGGCCTTGTTGCTCTAGTAGACCCTGACTCATGGCGGCCTCTGTAGACGATGGGAATAGTCGAGGAAAGCGACGGGAACTTCTGGCCGTCCAAATCGACTGTTGAGTGATCAACACCTTGGCACTTGTTCAACTCGCTCCATAACCAGATGCTTCCTCTACTAGCAGCAGCAAAGCAATGGTGACCTTCTACGGCACACATGATTGGGCACATCACCAGGCACTGGCCATCACTGATTCACTGCTATACTAAACAACAATTGCAAGACAATGATGTGTCATGAGCTGTGTTTATCATGTGGACTGTCTGTCTTAGATACACACATGTAGATGTATTTTAACTAGTTGGACTGTTCGCTTTGAATTAAAGCCGGTTGTTTGGACTATTTCACCTGCAATACATAGAAAAAAAAACATTGTAAAAACATATCGAGTACAGTTGAGTTGGTCCCTCTAAACAAGGAATTAATAAAACCGCGGTTTCCGGACAGGTTTCTCATTCCCGGTCTAGTCTGGAGACCGGTTTTCAATGGGTTTTTAAATTTTCGTTCAAAAttcaaaaaataaaaataaaaataaggaAAATGATTTAAAAAAAACTAGTTGTTTTTATGACTAATTTGGTATATCCCATATTATTTTTTAAAAATTAACATTAAAAACAACAAATTTCGCCGAGAGATCCAAATTTCATTTAAAAAATGAAAATGTATACACCAAATTAACCAGAGAAAAACATAATTTTATCAAGAAACAATGAGTTTCCACCGAGAAACAACGAATTTCGCCGAGAAACATCAAAAGCCGATCGGCAAATCCGGATCTCGTTTTTCAAAATTTGAAAAATCAAACCGCTCGAGAAATTCGAAATCCACCATTTTTCACGtggttttgtcacacccggatttaggggCACCAAACCCGAGCACGAATAattaaatgtgtgctaggatccagtctcacacatatgatgactcatgagacagaaacgaatgtcgcatcattaatatataacggagttctgtacaaaatagataaataattacatcatacgaagacaacgatccaacaaccatagttgactgggagacgacgacctagaccactcacgaactcatcacaacatcctttatgcgcctcatcctatggtacctgttcttgacctgggggaatgtgagtacaacaaaggtgagctcacatacattcatcgctaaacaagttgtgaggaataatgtgcatgagctcacttacagtggcgatcatgtgaagtgtaaggcttaccaaaggagatagttaaagctgagcattgcttttagagttggtcaaaattttattagcagttactaagtataagtagataccaactcaaataaacaagagatcaaattaataataacacccacaatacaatgcatatgacaaattaagtttagttccatagtttaatcatgtgagtgtccgagccgctcatgaccgtgagcatgactcatataccagttttacactctgcagaggttgcacatctttacccacaagtcgtgttatccATTTactaagggatcgcgacttcccattcatctctgccgaggagacgaggcacggtagcactacgaggcctttacaaagttccactagcttcaaaaaacccgctacggtttctgagaagggcaatataggaatcccacgtccgaaaagccattgcagcatgatcgacccgagaacctccctatacgcagctcctctaccgcccttgcccctttcgggtaaggtagtcctccactaactttcctaattagtcagccaagggcatctcataccacccttgtggtaccactgttttctcgggtggttctccatgttccaattaacataatgatcttatcatgaaccacAATTAAAACAACGACATAACTGGAAACATGATCATGATGTTACATTAATTTactaaaaccaggtagagcaataacaaactacccaatagttcttttgtctgcaaggtgtgggataaacaatgctagggaagccTATTAGGTCCGATCAAATTAACctcagcatgtcacagtgattaacaagaacattattaggtaaagaagagtgatcaagggcacaacttgccttagactcgagattcccaggtaCCATGTTGGTCTtcgggtgactcgtaacctcgctgctactagTAGCAATACATATAAATAGAAAagaagtacataaaaataacaatacaccaaacatgagaacaaacagcgTAAGAACATTCTACGTGCTGCTACGAGGtcataggttcgagaaccactaaaatcggagtcatGGTTAGAAGTTTATGATTTCCGAAATATTTATGTGATTAAACAGGAAACTATGTTCTATGTTGATTGTTATAAACCATGTGAAAAAGGATATTCTAAATAAATAACTAACTTAAGTTTAATCCAAGTTATAGCTTAATTAGAAATCATATGTTAGTCAACTTATTACTATAGACAGATTAACTTTGACTAGAAAGGTTAATCCACTAACATAGGTTAAACAAAATACCTATTTATAAAAGTTATGAGACatgatcaaataatattgtttctaggtaggtaactttattatggaactaacgcaactggaacagaCTAAAACGGAGTTAAAACGAGCAATACAGGACTTAAATGAGTTTTAGgttatttttataattaaaacgaGTCCTAGAGACTTATTTGCAATTTCCAGGGACTTCCGCGTAATGTTCTTACTTCACGGGTGGATGGCGGCTATATTACTGTAAAGGTCAGGGGCTCTTTTGCTATTATGTTGGCCGAAAGGGTATCGTGACGTCCTAGTCGTAGGATCAGAAATCTGCGCCCCGGATTAGATCTCCTGTTATACGAACCGGCATACGGGAGTTGATATGCCCCACCCACGACGCAACACGGATCTGCGGCGGAGGATGGCCATCGATGAAAATTCTGGGTCCCCCGGTTATCAGACCCACGTTGTGAGGCCACAATTCCATCTTCGAGGCATAGTGAAACATCTTGGGCGTGGCTCCGAGGTCGTGACAGCAGCGAGCGCTTGAATTGATTATGGAAGCTTCCTCCGCGCCTGCTACTCTGCCCACGGTTTCGCCCAGATGATGggcgtgtttggttcggcttttttctgaccagcttttctgaaaagctggccgtggggaaaagctggctgttgggaaaagctggtgggtagaatttaggtgtttggttcgccaGCTGTGCAGAAAAGCTGTTCGTGAGAATCTACGTGTTTGGATAATCAGATTCTCATATTGCAGATTCTGTTCGAACAAACGATAAAATGAAACCCATAACGAAGAAAAGGTCATTACACATTAATTAGTGGAGTTGTTTACATCATAATTACCGTTACATTGACATACTAACCTACGACACTAATGCATTAACAATTGCATCTCGAAAAgcactcatgtctaactcatcagatgtgcTACTACTACTCTCACCTAAAGGTACATCATGACTGATGCTATTAGGTCCTAGTTCATCAAAGTCTCTATCGTGTAGAGCACTCTCTCTAATGAAGTTATGCAATGTCATACAAGCAATAACTATCTTGGATTGTTTGGTAAGCGAAAATGAAGGGAGACTTAATAGAACTCTCCACTTCATTTTAAGCACCCCCAAACGATCGCTCTATTACATTGCGTAGCGAAGAGTGTGCATAGTTGAATACTTCTTTGCTCCCAATAGGTTGCCTCGCATTTTGCCATTCAGAAATGTGGTACTTCTGACCCTTATAAGGTGCAAGGTAGCCCTTTCTATTTGGATAACCTGAATCgacaagatagtatttacctgcaCAAACATGAAATACAAAAGTTAAATACTTAAGCCATTAATGAATAGCATATGTCATAAAAAGAAGGTATATAATTATATACCTTCTGGTGGCTGGGGGAACCTGTCCGCATAAGTTATCAAAGTATTTTGTAATACTCTAGTGTCATGTACGGATCCTGGCCATCCTGTGACAACAAATGTgaacctcatatcgaagtcacaAACGGCCATTACATTCTGCGATGCGTAACCGTGCCGTCCAATATATTTGGCTTGCTCCGAGGCCGAGACTACCGCTGGAAAGTGACTACCATCAATTGCTCCTATGCAATCCTTGAAGTGTGGCCAAAATCTCGCCTCTCGCAAACGAGGATGAATATCGATGAAATATGGGTCTTTGGGCTTAATTATGTCAGATGACATCTTGAACAGTGCATCAAGGACTTCAGTATACTTGCGACTAATTGTTTCCAAGGAGTGACCAAACTTATTCCTTATCTGCCTAAATGATTGTGGACCCCCACATGCCCACAAGAAAATGCCAAGTGCTTCCATAGTACTAACACCCCGGCTTGGAAGTAGACCATAATTGTCCACCAATGTGTCATGCAATCGTCTAAAAATAGTTCGTCGCATGCGAAACATATCGAAGCAGTCGTTACTATTCTCCAACGTTCTCTCCACCCATTGAATACCAGTTTCAACCAATGTTCTTCTAGGAACCTGACTGAAAGTCCTGCCCCAAACGTCTACAGCATATATAGCAACCACCAATTCTGCATCTGTGTCATCCATTTCATTATCATATGTGTGTGCAGCAGGGTCACACATCTGCATGCACACAAACAACAGAGACATATTCATATGTAACCACAGTTTGTAAGTCACATAATAATGTACAACCACAGTTTACAAGCCACATATATTCAGTATTCAAAGGAGACAGAAAGTTCATAGATTCACATTGTTCACAAGCTGACAACTCTGATTATTGAAATACAAGTTCAACTCGAATATCTGGAAAACTGTTTCAAAGGGAAAATGAAGCGCACGACAAGTTTATTCCTCACAACAATAAACGACAAGACTCATAAAACAGACAGAAACAACGATAATACTGAACATAAGCCTCTGTTGTCGGACGACCAGCAGCTA
This portion of the Zea mays cultivar B73 chromosome 2, Zm-B73-REFERENCE-NAM-5.0, whole genome shotgun sequence genome encodes:
- the LOC103647229 gene encoding putative nuclease HARBI1 isoform X1 → MCDPAAHTYDNEMDDTDAELVVAIYAVDVWGRTFSQVPRRTLVETGIQWVERTLENSNDCFDMFRMRRTIFRRLHDTLVDNYGLLPSRGVSTMEALGIFLWACGGPQSFRQIRNKFGHSLETISRKYTEVLDALFKMSSDIIKPKDPYFIDIHPRLREARFWPHFKDCIGAIDGSHFPAVVSASEQAKYIGRHGYASQNVMAVCDFDMRFTFVVTGWPGSVHDTRVLQNTLITYADRFPQPPEGKYYLVDSGYPNRKGYLAPYKGQKYHISEWQNARQPIGSKEVFNYAHSSLRNVIERSFGGA